Proteins co-encoded in one Malus sylvestris chromosome 7, drMalSylv7.2, whole genome shotgun sequence genomic window:
- the LOC126627811 gene encoding putative disease resistance protein At1g50180 isoform X1, with translation MAEAVVSMVIEGLTGTLVEEVKFFSGVRDQIEHAQTELLLMQGFLKDADAKQGDSEVVRIWVRTTRDAGYDLEDVIESFALKVTLKRGGSVKLVLKRFACILNEVINRHKIGSEIKSITAKLSDLRSKLQGYNIKQITGTQYEGASSFEKQKEQRQTYPHVIERDVVGLEKDVEILATQLVKEENYPQVVSIWGIGGSGKTTLAKQVYNHNEVVKRHFDYFAWVCVSQQCQGKEVLEDILIKLTRGTKKEEIEEISKMKKDQIAEKLCILQKEKKCLVVLDDIWTHDGWNSLKPGFPIGEETKSRILLTTRKKDVAEIAGGNGFIHESRALDDKESWELFKKIAISGRDQTNSKIDAEKEELGKEMLKHCAGLPLAITVLAGLLARKVTVEEWKKVYENVDVYIRRGTNLDQEYKGDQEYAGALKVLALSYDDLPYRLKLCFLYLGHFPEDYEIPVQRLTRLWIAEGFISSASQRHGSAEVLEDVAYACLSELVERCMVQVGTLGSTKRIKTCHLHDLMRDLCLVKAEEENFLHVVNFTSTITKTATIPKGRRLAVHVETEFVESFAPTRNDHLRSLLFFVDTESGFCNWKKKFLRSVVCNFKLLRVLKYEGIRREVELPSNIGNLVHLRFLSLRGSRVEGLPSSLGNLVCLQTLDLRLSTWGVKVPNVIWKMKELRHLYLSDWYGGRLKLAALGNLQSLVNVAGADCDLTRLAELTNLRKLFIKGGVKNMEEMLKTTGITFNHLRSLSVHSYREGIQMNMVLSCPHIYKLELVGRMRDQSLEGLQCYQNLTKMSLWRTKLQLESLKILEKIPNLRMLRLRDDSIDENVSEVVVSEEGYPNLEFLSLSDLGLLKSWSIEKGGMRSLRRLSISVCSKLRAVPEGLEHVSTLKELTIRGMDREFGRRVGEGGEDFYKIQHVPSVIITSILL, from the exons ATGGCTGAGGCCGTAGTTTCAATGGTAATTGAAGGGCTCACAGGCACTCTCGTTGAGGAAGTGAAGTTTTTTAGTGGAGTCCGCGATCAAATTGAGCATGCACAAACTGAGCTACTTTTGATGCAGGGCTTCCTGAAAGATGCAGATGCAAAACAAGGAGACAGTGAAGTAGTACGCATTTGGGTTCGAACTACAAGGGATGCTGGTTATGATTTGGAGGATGTCATTGAATCTTTTGCCTTGAAAGTGACTCTCAAAAGGGGAGGAAGTGTGAAGCTTGTTCTGAAAAGGTTTGCTTGCATCCTTAACGAAGTCATTAATCGTCACAAGATCGGTTCAGAAATTAAGAGCATTACGGCCAAACTTTCCGATTTGAGGTCGAAATTGCAAGGTTATAACATCAAACAAATAACGGGTACACAATATGAAGGTGCCTCTTCTTTTGAGAAGCAAAAGGAACAAAGACAAACTTATCCTCATGTTATTGAACGTGATGTTGTCGGGTTAGAGAAGGACGTGGAGATACTAGCCACGCAGTTGGTGAAAGAAGAAAACTATCCTCAAGTTGTATCTATTTGGGGGATAGGCGGTTCAGGAAAGACCACTCTTGCAAAACAAGTTTATAATCACAATGAAGTTGTTAAGCGTCACTTCGATTATTTTGCTTGGGTGTGTGTGTCACAACAATGTCAAGGAAAAGAGGTTTTGGAAGATATTTTGATCAAGCTTACTCGCGGTACAAAAAAAGAGGAAATAGAAGAAATTTCGAAAATGAAGAAGGATCAAATAGCAGAGAAGCTTTGTATcctccaaaaagaaaaaaaatgtttggtgGTTCTTGATGACATTTGGACTCATGATGGGTGGAACTCTTTAAAACCTGGATTTCCAATAGGTGAGGAAACAAAGAGTCGTATATTACTCACCACTCGGAAGAAGGACGTTGCTGAAATTGCTGGAGGCAATGGTTTCATTCATGAATCTCGTGCGCTAGATGATAAGGAAAGTTGGGAACTGTTTAAAAAGATAGCAATCTCTGGGAGAGATCAAACAA ACTCTAAAATTGATGCTGAGAAGGAAGAACTAGGAAAGGAGATGCTTAAACATTGTGCAGGTCTACCATTAGCTATTACTGTGCTTGCGGGACTTCTAGCTAGAAAAGTCACAGTTGAGGAGTGGAAAAAAGTATACGAGAATGTTGATGTCTATATACGGAGAGGAACTAATCTTGACCAAGAATACAAAGGCGATCAAGAATATGCAGGTGCATTAAAGGTGTTGGCATTGAGTTATGACGACTTACCATATCGTTTAAAACTATGCTTTCTATATTTAGGCCACTTTCCAGAGGATTATGAGATACCGGTCCAAAGATTGACTCGTTTATGGATAGCAGAAGGTTTTATATCTTCAGCATCCCAAAGACATGGTTCAGCGGAAGTATTGGAAGATGTAGCATATGCTTGCTTAAGTGAGTTGGTGGAAAGATGTATGGTTCAAGTTGGAACACTTGGTTCAACTAAGAGGATCAAAACATGTCATCTTCATGATCTTATGCGAGACTTGTGCTTGGTAAAGGCAGAAGAGGAGAACTTTCTTCACGTTGTAAATTTTACCAGCACGATAACCAAGACAGCGACAATTCCTAAAGGTCGAAGACTTGCTGTACATGTGGAAACAGAATTTGTTGAAAGCTTTGCTCCCACAAGAAATGACCACCTTAGGTCTTTGTTATTCTTTGTCGACACAGAATCTGGATTCTGCAACTGGAAGAAAAAATTCTTGCGGTCAGTAGTATGCAACTTCAAATTGCTCAGGGTTCTAAAGTATGAAGGCATAAGGAGAGAAGTAGAATTGCCGAGTAATATTGGGAATCTAGTCCACTTAAGGTTTTTAAGTCTAAGGGGAAGTAGAGTAGAAGGGTTGCCATCATCTTTAGGTAATTTGGTATGTTTGCAAACTCTAGACTTACGCTTGTCTACATGGGGAGTAAAAGTACCAAATGTGATTTGGAAGATGAAAGAATTGAGACATTTATATTTATCCGATTGGTACGGAGGGAGGTTGAAGTTGGCTGCTCTTGGGAATTTGCAGAGTTTAGTCAATGTTGCAGGTGCTGATTGTGATTTGACTCGTCTTGCTGAATTGACCAATCTCAGAAAACTGTTCATAAAAGGTGGGGTGAAAAATATGGAggaaatgttgaaaactacTGGCATCACATTTAACCATCTTCGATCTCTATCTGTGCACTCTTATAGAGAAGGTATACAAATGAATATGGTATTGAGTTGTCCTCATATATACAAGCTTGAGTTGGTAGGGAGAATGAGAGATCAATCATTGGAAGGTCTCCAGTGTTATCAGAACCTCACTAAGATGTCGCTGTGGCGGACTAAACTACAGTTGGAGAGTCTCAAAATACTTGAGAAGATCCCAAACTTAAGAATGCTTCGGTTGCGTGATGATAGTATCGATGAGAATGTTTCAGAAGTAGTTGTCTCAGAAGAAGGTTATCCTAATCTTGAATTTCTTTCACTTTCTGATTTGGGGCTATTAAAGAGTTGGAGCATAGAGAAAGGAGGTATGCGTAGTCTCCGCAGATTGTCTATTTCCGTGTGCAGCAAATTGAGAGCAGTTCCTGAGGGGCTTGAGCATGTTAGTACCCTCAAGGAACTAACAATCAGAGGCATGGATCGGGAATTCGGTAGAAGGGTTGGGGAAGGAGGAGAGGATTTCTACAAAATTCAACACGTGCCTTCTGTTATAATAACAAGTATTCTGTTATAA
- the LOC126627811 gene encoding putative disease resistance protein At1g50180 isoform X2: MAEAVVSMVIEGLTGTLVEEVKFFSGVRDQIEHAQTELLLMQGFLKDADAKQGDSEVVRIWVRTTRDAGYDLEDVIESFALKVTLKRGGSVKLVLKRFACILNEVINRHKIGSEIKSITAKLSDLRSKLQGYNIKQITGTQYEGASSFEKQKEQRQTYPHVIERDVVGLEKDVEILATQLVKEENYPQVVSIWGIGGSGKTTLAKQVYNHNEVVKRHFDYFAWVCVSQQCQGKEVLEDILIKLTRGTKKEEIEEISKMKKDQIAEKLCILQKEKKCLVVLDDIWTHDGWNSLKPGFPIGEETKSRILLTTRKKDVAEIAGGNGFIHESRALDDKESWELFKKIAISGRDQTNSKIDAEKEELGKEMLKHCAGLPLAITVLAGLLARKVTVEEWKKVYENVDVYIRRGTNLDQEYKGDQEYAGALKVLALSYDDLPYRLKLCFLYLGHFPEDYEIPVQRLTRLWIAEGFISSASQRHGSAEVLEDVAYACLSELVERCMVQVGTLGSTKRIKTCHLHDLMRDLCLVKAEEENFLHVVNFTSTITKTATIPKGRRLAVHVETEFVESFAPTRNDHLRSLLFFVDTESGFCNWKKKFLRSVVCNFKLLRVLKYEGIRREVELPSNIGNLVHLRFLSLRGSRVEGLPSSLGNLVCLQTLDLRLSTWGVKVPNVIWKMKELRHLYLSDWYGGRLKLAALGNLQSLVNVAGADCDLTRLAELTNLRKLFIKGGVKNMEEMLKTTGITFNHLRSLSVHSYREGIQMNMVLSCPHIYKLELVGRMRDQSLEGLQCYQNLTKMSLWRTKLQLESLKILEKIPNLRMLRLRDDSIDENVSEVVVSEEGYPNLEFLSLSDLGLLKSWSIEKGGMRSLRRLSISVCSKLRAVPEGLEHVSTLKELTIRGMDREFGRRVGEGGEDFYKIQHVPSVIITNIR, from the exons ATGGCTGAGGCCGTAGTTTCAATGGTAATTGAAGGGCTCACAGGCACTCTCGTTGAGGAAGTGAAGTTTTTTAGTGGAGTCCGCGATCAAATTGAGCATGCACAAACTGAGCTACTTTTGATGCAGGGCTTCCTGAAAGATGCAGATGCAAAACAAGGAGACAGTGAAGTAGTACGCATTTGGGTTCGAACTACAAGGGATGCTGGTTATGATTTGGAGGATGTCATTGAATCTTTTGCCTTGAAAGTGACTCTCAAAAGGGGAGGAAGTGTGAAGCTTGTTCTGAAAAGGTTTGCTTGCATCCTTAACGAAGTCATTAATCGTCACAAGATCGGTTCAGAAATTAAGAGCATTACGGCCAAACTTTCCGATTTGAGGTCGAAATTGCAAGGTTATAACATCAAACAAATAACGGGTACACAATATGAAGGTGCCTCTTCTTTTGAGAAGCAAAAGGAACAAAGACAAACTTATCCTCATGTTATTGAACGTGATGTTGTCGGGTTAGAGAAGGACGTGGAGATACTAGCCACGCAGTTGGTGAAAGAAGAAAACTATCCTCAAGTTGTATCTATTTGGGGGATAGGCGGTTCAGGAAAGACCACTCTTGCAAAACAAGTTTATAATCACAATGAAGTTGTTAAGCGTCACTTCGATTATTTTGCTTGGGTGTGTGTGTCACAACAATGTCAAGGAAAAGAGGTTTTGGAAGATATTTTGATCAAGCTTACTCGCGGTACAAAAAAAGAGGAAATAGAAGAAATTTCGAAAATGAAGAAGGATCAAATAGCAGAGAAGCTTTGTATcctccaaaaagaaaaaaaatgtttggtgGTTCTTGATGACATTTGGACTCATGATGGGTGGAACTCTTTAAAACCTGGATTTCCAATAGGTGAGGAAACAAAGAGTCGTATATTACTCACCACTCGGAAGAAGGACGTTGCTGAAATTGCTGGAGGCAATGGTTTCATTCATGAATCTCGTGCGCTAGATGATAAGGAAAGTTGGGAACTGTTTAAAAAGATAGCAATCTCTGGGAGAGATCAAACAA ACTCTAAAATTGATGCTGAGAAGGAAGAACTAGGAAAGGAGATGCTTAAACATTGTGCAGGTCTACCATTAGCTATTACTGTGCTTGCGGGACTTCTAGCTAGAAAAGTCACAGTTGAGGAGTGGAAAAAAGTATACGAGAATGTTGATGTCTATATACGGAGAGGAACTAATCTTGACCAAGAATACAAAGGCGATCAAGAATATGCAGGTGCATTAAAGGTGTTGGCATTGAGTTATGACGACTTACCATATCGTTTAAAACTATGCTTTCTATATTTAGGCCACTTTCCAGAGGATTATGAGATACCGGTCCAAAGATTGACTCGTTTATGGATAGCAGAAGGTTTTATATCTTCAGCATCCCAAAGACATGGTTCAGCGGAAGTATTGGAAGATGTAGCATATGCTTGCTTAAGTGAGTTGGTGGAAAGATGTATGGTTCAAGTTGGAACACTTGGTTCAACTAAGAGGATCAAAACATGTCATCTTCATGATCTTATGCGAGACTTGTGCTTGGTAAAGGCAGAAGAGGAGAACTTTCTTCACGTTGTAAATTTTACCAGCACGATAACCAAGACAGCGACAATTCCTAAAGGTCGAAGACTTGCTGTACATGTGGAAACAGAATTTGTTGAAAGCTTTGCTCCCACAAGAAATGACCACCTTAGGTCTTTGTTATTCTTTGTCGACACAGAATCTGGATTCTGCAACTGGAAGAAAAAATTCTTGCGGTCAGTAGTATGCAACTTCAAATTGCTCAGGGTTCTAAAGTATGAAGGCATAAGGAGAGAAGTAGAATTGCCGAGTAATATTGGGAATCTAGTCCACTTAAGGTTTTTAAGTCTAAGGGGAAGTAGAGTAGAAGGGTTGCCATCATCTTTAGGTAATTTGGTATGTTTGCAAACTCTAGACTTACGCTTGTCTACATGGGGAGTAAAAGTACCAAATGTGATTTGGAAGATGAAAGAATTGAGACATTTATATTTATCCGATTGGTACGGAGGGAGGTTGAAGTTGGCTGCTCTTGGGAATTTGCAGAGTTTAGTCAATGTTGCAGGTGCTGATTGTGATTTGACTCGTCTTGCTGAATTGACCAATCTCAGAAAACTGTTCATAAAAGGTGGGGTGAAAAATATGGAggaaatgttgaaaactacTGGCATCACATTTAACCATCTTCGATCTCTATCTGTGCACTCTTATAGAGAAGGTATACAAATGAATATGGTATTGAGTTGTCCTCATATATACAAGCTTGAGTTGGTAGGGAGAATGAGAGATCAATCATTGGAAGGTCTCCAGTGTTATCAGAACCTCACTAAGATGTCGCTGTGGCGGACTAAACTACAGTTGGAGAGTCTCAAAATACTTGAGAAGATCCCAAACTTAAGAATGCTTCGGTTGCGTGATGATAGTATCGATGAGAATGTTTCAGAAGTAGTTGTCTCAGAAGAAGGTTATCCTAATCTTGAATTTCTTTCACTTTCTGATTTGGGGCTATTAAAGAGTTGGAGCATAGAGAAAGGAGGTATGCGTAGTCTCCGCAGATTGTCTATTTCCGTGTGCAGCAAATTGAGAGCAGTTCCTGAGGGGCTTGAGCATGTTAGTACCCTCAAGGAACTAACAATCAGAGGCATGGATCGGGAATTCGGTAGAAGGGTTGGGGAAGGAGGAGAGGATTTCTACAAAATTCAACACGTGCCTTCTGTTATAATAACAA